One genomic region from Sphingomonas paeninsulae encodes:
- a CDS encoding M48 family metallopeptidase: MLVNILAAAATTFDPEAATQAYLATVKGAARVKSDGYFEGGYWLILWGAIVAILSDFIILQSRLSARFRDWATRVCKWRWLVPALYVIPYTIIGTLIMLPWTIYTCFIREKQYDLMNQSFADWALDQSKGLGVGIISAAVMFVIIFAVIRKSPKLWWLWGAVAMSAVLALTVMISPVYLAPLFNTYTEMKPGPVRDRIVAMATANHVPAEHIYVFDASKQTKRISANVSGLGPTVRISLNDNLLNRTTPAQTAAVMGHELGHYVLGHIPRMMAMFTVLFLLAFWLLSRIAPAIIARRGERWDVHGISDPAVIPLFGILATTFLFVLTPVTNTMVRINESEADAFGLEAAREPDGFAQTALAISEYRKLEPGPIEEALFFDHPSGATRIRMAMNWKAAHLAEVEAKAKAK, from the coding sequence ATGCTCGTCAACATATTGGCAGCAGCAGCCACGACATTCGACCCCGAAGCGGCAACACAGGCCTATCTCGCCACGGTAAAGGGGGCCGCCCGCGTGAAATCGGACGGCTATTTCGAAGGGGGCTATTGGCTGATCCTCTGGGGCGCAATCGTCGCGATCCTCTCCGACTTCATCATCCTGCAATCGCGCCTCTCCGCCCGTTTCCGCGACTGGGCGACACGCGTCTGCAAATGGCGCTGGCTGGTCCCGGCGCTCTACGTCATTCCTTACACGATCATCGGCACCCTGATTATGTTGCCTTGGACGATCTACACCTGCTTCATCCGTGAAAAACAATATGACCTGATGAACCAGAGTTTTGCCGACTGGGCGCTCGATCAGAGCAAGGGGCTTGGTGTCGGCATTATCTCGGCGGCAGTCATGTTCGTGATTATCTTTGCCGTGATCCGCAAAAGCCCGAAACTCTGGTGGCTATGGGGGGCGGTCGCGATGAGTGCCGTGCTTGCGCTGACCGTGATGATCTCGCCGGTCTATCTCGCGCCCCTGTTCAATACGTACACTGAAATGAAGCCCGGCCCGGTACGCGACCGCATTGTTGCGATGGCAACCGCAAACCATGTGCCGGCCGAACATATCTATGTCTTCGACGCATCGAAACAGACCAAACGCATCTCGGCCAACGTCTCCGGCCTTGGCCCCACGGTGCGCATCTCGCTCAACGACAACCTGCTGAACCGCACCACGCCTGCGCAAACCGCGGCGGTCATGGGCCATGAATTGGGCCACTACGTCCTCGGGCATATTCCACGCATGATGGCGATGTTCACCGTGCTGTTCCTGCTCGCCTTCTGGCTCTTGTCGCGCATTGCGCCAGCGATAATCGCCCGGCGTGGCGAACGATGGGACGTGCACGGGATCAGCGACCCAGCCGTCATTCCCCTGTTCGGAATCCTCGCCACGACATTCCTGTTCGTGCTGACGCCAGTGACCAACACTATGGTCCGCATCAACGAAAGCGAGGCCGATGCCTTCGGTCTCGAAGCCGCGCGCGAACCCGATGGTTTTGCCCAGACCGCGCTCGCCATATCCGAATATCGCAAGCTCGAACCCGGCCCGATAGAGGAAGCCCTGTTTTTCGATCACCCGTCGGGCGCGACGCGCATCAGGATGGCGATGAACTGGAAAGCGGCTCATCTGGCCGAGGTCGAAGCAAAGGCAAAGGCGAAGTAA
- a CDS encoding NAD(P)-dependent oxidoreductase produces MARLWIFGLGYTASRIAARLRADGWEVSGTGRAGVAFDDDAAVRDGVARATHVLSSVPPADDGDPVLMRYGDVMGGALGGRWLGYLSSTGVYGDVGGAWVDESAPVRGRRANRNRADLDWQDNGAHVFRLPGIYGPGRSALERVAEGKAHRIDLPDQIFSRVHVDDIVTGVIAGFDAPAGVYNLSDDHPAPQNAVIEEAAALLGLPVPGGVSLENLSPMARSFYAENRRVANGKAKRVLGWKPIYADFTAGLRALSATISPISATTPPETANNVQ; encoded by the coding sequence ATGGCACGACTGTGGATATTCGGGCTGGGTTACACCGCGTCGCGGATAGCAGCGCGGTTGCGTGCGGACGGCTGGGAAGTCTCGGGAACGGGTCGGGCGGGCGTGGCTTTCGATGACGATGCGGCGGTGCGTGATGGCGTCGCCCGCGCCACGCACGTCCTGTCCTCCGTCCCGCCCGCTGACGACGGTGATCCGGTTCTGATGCGATACGGCGATGTGATGGGCGGGGCATTGGGCGGGCGCTGGCTTGGCTATTTGTCCTCAACCGGCGTCTATGGCGACGTCGGCGGCGCGTGGGTCGATGAAAGCGCACCCGTTCGCGGACGTCGCGCCAATCGCAACCGTGCCGATCTCGACTGGCAGGACAACGGCGCGCATGTTTTCAGATTGCCGGGAATCTATGGCCCCGGCCGCTCCGCCCTGGAACGTGTGGCAGAGGGAAAGGCGCACCGGATCGACCTTCCCGACCAGATATTCAGCCGGGTTCATGTCGATGATATCGTCACCGGCGTGATTGCGGGGTTCGACGCACCGGCTGGCGTTTACAACCTGTCCGACGACCATCCCGCACCCCAGAACGCGGTGATCGAGGAAGCGGCAGCTCTGCTCGGCTTACCCGTTCCCGGTGGCGTTTCGCTCGAAAACCTGTCGCCGATGGCACGCAGTTTCTATGCCGAAAACCGCCGCGTCGCCAATGGCAAGGCAAAGCGCGTACTCGGCTGGAAACCCATTTACGCCGATTTTACCGCCGGTTTACGCGCACTAAGCGCCACTATCAGCCCGATAAGCGCCACAACACCGCCCGAAACCGCCAATAACGTCCAGTGA
- a CDS encoding DMT family transporter: MSNSPMLSARIMIPFAIVTIIWGSTWLVIRGQLGVVPPTWSVCYRFLVGAVAMFIYALGTKAPLRLDWRGHMFAALLGFAQFFMNFNFVYRAEGLITSGLVAVVFSLLFVPNAIFARAFLKQPITGRFLVGSLIALTGVGLLILKEARADTASAHTSLLGLGLTLAGVFSASAANVMQGTDRGRGMSMAAMLAWGMFWGAGMNAVMGLVTVGAPVIELTPVYLAGTLYLGVMASAVAFTLYFGVIRAIGPGRAAYSGVITPVIAMLLSTVFEHYHWTLLAVSGGVVALIGLIVALSARKPAVKSA; the protein is encoded by the coding sequence GTGAGTAACAGTCCGATGCTCAGCGCGCGGATCATGATCCCCTTTGCCATCGTGACAATCATCTGGGGTTCGACCTGGCTGGTTATCCGGGGACAGCTAGGTGTCGTGCCGCCGACATGGTCCGTGTGCTATCGCTTCCTTGTGGGGGCGGTTGCGATGTTCATTTACGCGCTCGGGACGAAGGCACCGCTGAGGCTCGACTGGCGGGGGCATATGTTTGCTGCCTTGCTTGGCTTTGCGCAGTTTTTCATGAACTTCAATTTCGTCTATCGTGCAGAAGGGCTGATCACATCCGGTCTGGTGGCCGTGGTGTTTTCGCTGCTGTTCGTTCCCAATGCGATTTTCGCCCGCGCCTTTCTGAAGCAGCCGATTACCGGCAGATTCCTGGTCGGATCGCTGATCGCGCTGACCGGTGTCGGATTGCTGATCCTTAAGGAAGCCCGTGCCGATACTGCCAGTGCGCATACTTCGTTACTGGGGCTGGGCCTGACTCTGGCGGGTGTCTTTTCCGCTTCCGCGGCGAACGTCATGCAGGGGACCGACCGGGGGCGCGGGATGTCGATGGCGGCGATGCTGGCGTGGGGAATGTTCTGGGGAGCGGGGATGAATGCGGTGATGGGTTTGGTCACGGTGGGTGCACCGGTGATTGAATTGACGCCGGTATATCTCGCGGGGACGCTGTACCTTGGAGTGATGGCGAGTGCTGTCGCGTTTACGCTTTATTTTGGAGTGATCCGGGCGATCGGGCCGGGGCGAGCGGCTTATTCGGGAGTGATAACGCCAGTTATCGCAATGCTGTTATCGACGGTGTTCGAACACTATCACTGGACGTTATTGGCGGTTTCGGGCGGTGTTGTGGCGCTTATCGGGCTGATAGTGGCGCTTAGTGCGCGTAAACCGGCGGTAAAATCGGCGTAA
- a CDS encoding threonine aldolase family protein, translating into MRFFSDNAASVHPSVLDAMAQANHVDTAYDGDALSGALDAAFSEVFETEVTALWIATGTAANALALATLCPPYRGIVCHRDAHIQNDEAGAPEFYSGGAKLLGAEGEAAKLTPATITGLLDGIANDVHRTQAAAISITNATEYGQSYAPSEVTAIGALAKERGLRLHMDGARFANAVVHTGATPADLTWRSGVEALSFGFIKNGGLSAEALILFDRSLADEVRIRRKRAGHLSSKGRYQAAQILAMLKGDLWLTNARAANAGAIRLAEAAAGRLINPVQANEVFVVMHAGEVAKLREQGFDFYDWGPGEARFVVSWDQPEAEIAALATALAAL; encoded by the coding sequence ATGCGGTTTTTCTCAGACAATGCGGCTTCGGTCCATCCCAGTGTTCTCGACGCAATGGCGCAGGCCAACCATGTGGACACGGCTTATGACGGCGATGCGCTGAGTGGCGCACTCGATGCCGCGTTTTCGGAAGTTTTCGAAACCGAGGTGACGGCCCTGTGGATCGCTACGGGAACGGCGGCGAACGCACTTGCTTTGGCAACATTGTGCCCCCCTTATCGCGGCATCGTCTGTCACCGCGATGCACATATTCAGAACGACGAGGCTGGCGCTCCTGAGTTTTATTCAGGGGGCGCAAAGTTGTTGGGCGCAGAGGGTGAGGCAGCCAAGCTGACGCCTGCCACGATCACCGGGTTGCTCGACGGGATTGCTAACGACGTCCACCGTACACAGGCCGCCGCGATCTCGATCACCAACGCTACCGAATACGGGCAAAGCTATGCTCCTTCAGAGGTCACTGCCATCGGTGCATTGGCGAAAGAGCGTGGCCTGCGTTTGCATATGGATGGGGCACGGTTCGCTAACGCCGTCGTCCATACCGGCGCTACTCCCGCCGACCTGACGTGGCGCAGCGGTGTCGAGGCGCTGAGTTTCGGCTTTATCAAGAACGGGGGTTTGTCCGCCGAAGCGCTGATCCTGTTCGACCGCAGCCTTGCCGACGAAGTTCGCATCCGACGCAAGCGGGCCGGTCATTTGTCGTCGAAGGGTCGCTATCAGGCGGCGCAGATACTGGCGATGCTGAAAGGCGATCTCTGGCTGACGAATGCGCGGGCGGCGAATGCTGGCGCAATCCGGTTAGCTGAAGCCGCTGCTGGTCGCCTGATTAATCCGGTACAGGCCAACGAAGTATTTGTCGTGATGCACGCCGGGGAGGTCGCGAAACTGCGCGAACAGGGTTTCGACTTTTACGATTGGGGTCCGGGTGAAGCGCGGTTCGTCGTGTCCTGGGACCAACCCGAGGCCGAGATCGCAGCGCTCGCTACTGCACTGGCAGCCCTGTGA
- the aqpZ gene encoding aquaporin Z: protein MKNLNPLAAEAFGTFWLVFGGCGSAVLAAGFPALGIGFVGVSLAFGLTVLTMAFAIGHISGCHLNPAVTIGLWAGGRFPGRDIAGYIVAQVLGAVVASALLYLIASGKMDGSFTGGVASNGFGEHSPGGYSLRSAFIIEVVLTAGFLFVIMGATHGNAPKGFAPIAIGLCLTLIHLISIPVTNTSVNPARSTGPALIEGGIALHQLWLFWLAPILGGIIGGAGYKWLSPLRD, encoded by the coding sequence ATGAAAAATCTCAATCCACTGGCGGCCGAGGCGTTTGGAACGTTTTGGCTGGTGTTCGGCGGTTGTGGCAGCGCTGTTCTGGCGGCGGGCTTTCCTGCGCTGGGCATCGGCTTTGTCGGGGTCAGTTTGGCATTCGGCCTGACGGTGCTGACGATGGCCTTTGCGATCGGCCACATTTCAGGCTGCCATTTGAACCCTGCCGTAACGATCGGTTTGTGGGCGGGTGGTCGGTTTCCGGGCCGTGATATCGCTGGCTATATCGTTGCACAGGTCTTGGGTGCCGTCGTTGCCTCCGCGCTCCTGTACTTGATCGCGAGCGGCAAGATGGATGGATCGTTTACCGGGGGCGTCGCATCCAACGGCTTTGGCGAACACTCACCGGGCGGGTATTCGCTGCGATCGGCATTCATCATCGAAGTGGTGCTGACGGCAGGATTCCTGTTCGTGATTATGGGGGCCACCCACGGTAATGCGCCAAAAGGATTTGCCCCGATTGCGATCGGACTGTGCCTGACGTTGATCCATTTAATCTCGATTCCCGTTACCAATACTTCGGTCAATCCGGCGCGGTCGACCGGGCCTGCCTTGATCGAGGGGGGTATCGCGCTGCACCAGCTCTGGCTGTTCTGGCTTGCCCCAATTCTGGGCGGGATCATCGGCGGCGCAGGGTATAAATGGCTGAGCCCGTTGCGCGATTGA
- the ribH gene encoding 6,7-dimethyl-8-ribityllumazine synthase has translation MAKLLIVEARFYDHLNDLLLSGTRAAIEDAGHHHDTITVPGALEVPGAISLAAESGRYDGYVALGVVIRGETYHFEIVAGESARGVMALTMDGLAIGNGILTVENEAQALTRARPDEKNKGGEAARAALTMMALKERFGS, from the coding sequence ATGGCAAAGCTGCTCATCGTAGAAGCACGGTTCTACGACCATCTGAACGATCTGCTGCTTAGCGGAACACGTGCAGCGATCGAGGATGCTGGCCATCATCACGACACGATCACGGTCCCGGGCGCGCTCGAGGTTCCGGGGGCAATTTCGTTGGCCGCAGAGAGCGGTCGCTATGATGGCTATGTTGCGCTGGGTGTCGTGATCCGGGGCGAAACCTATCATTTCGAAATCGTTGCCGGCGAAAGCGCGCGAGGCGTGATGGCTTTGACAATGGACGGACTGGCGATCGGTAACGGTATTCTCACCGTCGAAAACGAAGCCCAGGCGCTGACCCGCGCTCGACCCGACGAAAAGAATAAGGGCGGCGAGGCTGCGCGCGCGGCCCTGACCATGATGGCACTGAAAGAGCGTTTCGGAAGCTAG
- the ribB gene encoding 3,4-dihydroxy-2-butanone-4-phosphate synthase: protein MSTSLIDKVREHVSIGGVSRSGLARAAGLHANTLRDLDSADWNPTSDTLRKLETYLLANDDRPSLVPIEEIIDEARNGRMFILVDDEDRENEGDLIIPAQMATPDAINFMATHGRGLICLALTKERVDTLGLQLMSRANGTRHETAFTTSIEALEGVTTGISAADRSRTISVAIDGAKGAADIVTPGHVFPLIARDGGVLVRTGHTEAAVDVARLAGLNPSGVICEIMKDDGTMARMDDLISFARLHGLKMGTIRDLIAYRHKHDHLIEKRTEMRFVSRWGGDWTAMTFYNKATGDETVALVKGYLDPEKPVLVRMHTHSIFVDTFGEQNQRSGLLSESMKVIAEEGSGVIVVINRNMQDSVTRLMNLRAQGKRAGEPEAEELRDYGIGAQVLAELGVQDMILLTNTHHMLIGLEGYGLSIVGERPIPLTGIQ, encoded by the coding sequence ATGAGCACATCCCTGATAGATAAAGTACGTGAACACGTCTCCATCGGTGGCGTTTCGCGTTCGGGTCTCGCCCGCGCGGCGGGGCTTCATGCAAACACTCTGCGTGATCTGGATTCCGCAGATTGGAACCCGACGTCCGACACGCTTCGGAAGCTTGAAACTTATTTGCTTGCGAACGACGACCGGCCATCGCTGGTGCCGATCGAGGAAATTATCGATGAGGCGCGCAATGGGCGAATGTTCATTCTGGTCGACGATGAGGACCGTGAGAACGAAGGCGATCTGATCATACCGGCCCAGATGGCTACTCCCGACGCAATCAACTTCATGGCGACGCATGGCCGCGGGCTGATCTGTCTCGCGCTGACCAAGGAGCGGGTCGACACCCTCGGGCTTCAATTGATGAGCCGCGCGAATGGCACGCGTCATGAAACCGCCTTCACGACTTCGATCGAAGCACTCGAGGGGGTCACGACGGGTATTTCGGCGGCAGATCGGTCGCGGACAATTTCGGTCGCCATCGACGGCGCAAAGGGCGCGGCCGATATCGTTACACCGGGACATGTTTTTCCGCTGATTGCACGCGATGGTGGCGTGCTGGTGCGCACCGGTCATACCGAAGCTGCTGTCGATGTTGCGCGGCTTGCCGGTCTTAACCCGTCGGGTGTGATCTGTGAGATCATGAAAGACGACGGCACGATGGCGCGGATGGACGATCTTATCTCCTTTGCGCGGCTGCATGGACTGAAGATGGGTACGATTCGCGACCTCATCGCTTATCGCCATAAGCACGACCATCTGATCGAAAAGCGGACTGAGATGCGCTTCGTCAGTCGCTGGGGTGGCGACTGGACCGCGATGACGTTTTACAACAAGGCCACCGGCGATGAGACCGTCGCGCTGGTCAAAGGGTATCTCGATCCCGAAAAGCCCGTGCTGGTGCGGATGCACACCCATTCGATCTTCGTCGATACTTTCGGTGAGCAGAACCAGCGGTCAGGACTGCTTTCGGAATCGATGAAAGTGATCGCCGAGGAAGGTTCCGGCGTTATCGTCGTGATAAATCGCAACATGCAGGATAGCGTGACCCGTCTCATGAATCTGCGCGCGCAGGGCAAGCGGGCAGGGGAGCCGGAGGCGGAGGAACTGCGTGATTATGGCATCGGTGCGCAGGTGCTGGCCGAACTGGGCGTGCAGGACATGATCCTGCTGACCAATACGCATCATATGCTCATCGGACTCGAGGGCTACGGCCTGTCGATTGTCGGTGAGCGACCCATTCCACTGACAGGTATTCAATAA